Proteins encoded in a region of the Salipiger sp. CCB-MM3 genome:
- a CDS encoding endonuclease/exonuclease/phosphatase family protein produces MSAPLKIASYNIRKAMGIDRRRDPARILQVLGQIDADVVVLQEADLRLGPRPAAIPRFLIAQETDYEVVPLARNEVSLGWHGNAIFVRRGLEVTQTARIELPGLEPRGAVMARVEGVNVVGAHLGLLRRYRLKQMSEIRDHLGDLRAEAAIFGDFNEWSDVRGYEPWERDFTLTLPGRSYHASRPFVALDGVAYGSSLTLHAAGVEQSGAARRASDHLPIWAELTRHA; encoded by the coding sequence ATGAGTGCCCCGCTGAAGATCGCAAGCTACAACATCCGCAAGGCCATGGGGATCGACCGCCGCCGCGATCCGGCGCGCATCCTGCAGGTTTTGGGGCAGATCGACGCCGACGTCGTGGTGCTGCAGGAGGCCGATCTGCGGCTTGGTCCGCGCCCCGCTGCAATCCCGCGCTTTCTGATCGCGCAAGAGACCGACTATGAGGTTGTGCCGCTGGCACGCAACGAGGTCAGCCTCGGCTGGCACGGCAATGCGATCTTTGTGCGCAGGGGGCTCGAGGTCACCCAGACCGCGCGCATCGAACTGCCCGGGCTGGAGCCACGCGGCGCGGTCATGGCGCGGGTCGAGGGGGTGAATGTCGTGGGCGCTCACCTTGGGTTGCTGCGCCGCTACCGGCTCAAGCAGATGTCGGAAATCCGGGATCACTTGGGCGATCTGCGCGCCGAGGCGGCCATCTTCGGCGATTTCAACGAATGGTCGGACGTGCGCGGCTATGAGCCGTGGGAGCGCGACTTCACACTCACCCTGCCGGGCCGCAGCTATCACGCCTCGCGACCCTTCGTCGCGCTTGATGGCGTGGCCTATGGCAGCAGCCTGACGCTGCATGCCGCCGGGGTCGAACAGTCGGGCGCTGCGCGGCGCGCCTCGGACCATCTTCCGATCTGGGCAGAGCTGACCCGCCACGCCTGA
- the cls gene encoding cardiolipin synthase translates to MGSNTTIFAVFLAVLLPLAVAYAVWRAVSTARTPQGAAAWTVFLLAAPWFALPSYLFFGQHKLRGYRITRRSSRRVRRELDAFCAHYPPDNSDPARYHSFEKLAAMPVVGGNSADLLVDGAETFDAVFAAMDRAHNYLLVQFYTIADDDLGDELADHMIAAAQRGVSVRLIFDGVGSYGLPGGYLTRLREAGVQVVDPKNAPGPTSRFQINFRNHRKTVIIDGHEGFIGGHNVKDDYLGKNPSFGPWRDTHLHLRGPMVAQLQLVFAEDWHWATLESIGEELNWHPDRAPEDLTGLVLPTGPADDMDTGAMFFISAMAEARERVWIASPYFVPDQDVLSALVCAALRGCDVKVLVPDSIDHYLPWLAAHAFFDEVRAAGVDVLRYKGGFVHQKVVLVDDDFAAVGSANLDNRSFRLNFETMALIFDRGFAQRVAKMLEADFTSAYIMEKPLSEHPRWIRLAAPFARLLAPIL, encoded by the coding sequence ATGGGCTCCAACACCACGATTTTTGCCGTCTTTCTGGCGGTGCTCCTGCCGCTGGCGGTGGCCTACGCCGTCTGGCGCGCGGTCTCGACGGCGCGCACGCCGCAGGGCGCAGCGGCTTGGACCGTCTTCCTGCTGGCGGCACCGTGGTTCGCCCTGCCGTCCTATCTCTTTTTCGGCCAGCACAAACTCCGCGGCTACCGCATCACCCGTCGCAGCAGCCGCAGGGTGCGCCGCGAGCTCGATGCCTTCTGTGCGCATTATCCGCCCGACAACAGCGATCCGGCCCGCTACCATTCTTTCGAGAAGCTGGCGGCGATGCCCGTGGTCGGGGGCAACTCGGCAGATCTGCTGGTCGATGGCGCCGAGACCTTCGACGCTGTCTTTGCCGCCATGGACCGGGCGCATAACTACCTTTTGGTGCAATTCTACACGATTGCCGACGATGATCTGGGGGATGAGCTGGCCGACCACATGATCGCCGCCGCGCAGCGTGGTGTTTCGGTGCGGCTGATCTTCGACGGTGTCGGCAGCTACGGTCTGCCCGGCGGCTATCTGACGCGGCTGCGCGAAGCGGGGGTGCAGGTGGTCGATCCAAAGAATGCGCCGGGGCCCACCTCGCGCTTTCAGATCAACTTCCGCAACCACCGCAAAACGGTGATCATCGACGGCCACGAGGGGTTTATCGGCGGTCACAACGTCAAGGACGACTACCTTGGCAAGAACCCCTCGTTCGGGCCGTGGCGCGACACGCATCTGCACCTGCGCGGGCCGATGGTGGCGCAGTTGCAACTGGTCTTTGCCGAAGACTGGCACTGGGCCACGCTGGAAAGCATCGGCGAAGAGCTCAATTGGCACCCCGACCGCGCGCCCGAGGATCTGACCGGGCTGGTGCTGCCCACCGGACCCGCCGACGACATGGACACCGGCGCGATGTTCTTCATCTCCGCCATGGCCGAAGCGCGCGAGCGGGTGTGGATCGCCTCGCCCTATTTCGTGCCGGACCAAGATGTGCTCTCGGCGCTGGTCTGCGCCGCGCTGCGCGGCTGCGACGTGAAGGTGCTGGTGCCCGACAGCATCGACCACTACCTGCCGTGGCTGGCCGCACACGCGTTTTTCGACGAGGTGCGCGCCGCGGGTGTCGATGTGCTGCGCTACAAGGGCGGCTTCGTGCACCAAAAGGTGGTGCTCGTGGACGATGATTTCGCGGCCGTCGGGTCGGCCAATCTGGATAACCGCTCGTTCCGGCTCAATTTCGAGACAATGGCACTGATTTTTGACCGGGGTTTCGCGCAGCGGGTGGCAAAGATGCTGGAGGCTGATTTCACCAGCGCCTACATCATGGAGAAGCCGCTGAGCGAACACCCGCGCTGGATCCGTCTGGCCGCGCCGTTCGCCCGGCTGCTGGCGCCAATCCTCTGA
- a CDS encoding exodeoxyribonuclease III, whose translation MSFTLATWNINSVRLREPIVLKLLAEEGPDVLCLQETKSPVEKIPLEQFAALGYHHIVARGQKGYNGVAILSKLPIVDAGDRDFAALGHARHVSATLENGVTIQNFYVPAGGDEPNREVNVKFGQKLDYLTEMRDWFHAEAPQKSILVGDLNIAPREDDVWSHKKLLKVVSHTPIEVEQLAQVQDAGKWVDITRQDIPEGLLYSWWSYRARDWDAADKGRRLDHVWATPDIASAGHGSRVLRTARGWEKPSDHAPVFATFDL comes from the coding sequence ATGTCCTTCACCCTTGCCACCTGGAACATCAACTCGGTCCGCCTGCGCGAGCCCATCGTCCTCAAGCTGCTGGCCGAGGAAGGGCCGGACGTGCTGTGCCTGCAGGAGACCAAGAGCCCGGTGGAGAAGATCCCGCTCGAGCAATTCGCGGCGCTTGGCTATCACCACATCGTGGCGCGCGGGCAGAAGGGCTACAACGGCGTAGCGATCCTGTCGAAGCTGCCGATCGTCGATGCCGGCGACCGCGATTTCGCCGCGCTTGGCCATGCCCGCCATGTCTCGGCGACGCTCGAGAACGGCGTGACCATCCAGAACTTCTATGTGCCCGCAGGCGGCGACGAGCCCAACCGCGAGGTGAACGTGAAGTTCGGGCAAAAGCTCGACTACCTCACCGAGATGCGCGACTGGTTCCACGCCGAGGCACCGCAAAAGTCCATCCTTGTGGGCGATCTCAACATCGCTCCGCGTGAGGATGACGTCTGGAGCCACAAAAAGCTGCTCAAGGTGGTCTCGCACACGCCCATCGAGGTCGAGCAACTGGCGCAGGTGCAAGACGCGGGCAAATGGGTCGACATCACTCGGCAGGACATCCCCGAGGGGCTGCTCTATTCGTGGTGGTCCTACCGCGCCCGCGACTGGGATGCGGCGGACAAGGGACGGCGGCTCGATCACGTCTGGGCAACGCCGGATATCGCGAGCGCCGGACACGGCTCGCGGGTGCTGCGCACCGCGCGCGGCTGGGAGAAACCGTCGGATCACGCGCCGGTCTTCGCCACCTTCGACCTCTGA
- a CDS encoding DMT family transporter — protein sequence MDLWIIVTLSAAFFQTLRFMLHKVLSGGALTATSSTFARFAYAAPAAVLVVGGYLIGTGQGWPDLSPLFWAYALFGALGQILATVCVVALFRQRNFAVGITFKKTEVIQTALLGLLVLGEHISAAGWGAILIGLVGVLLLSDTPGPGGLLRRMGSRAVALGLASGMFFAVSGVGYRGASLEIASAAPVLRAGVTLVCVVVSQAIGMALWLRVFEPGQITAVWAARRTALWLGLTSMAGSLSWFTAFTLQTAAYVQALGQVELVFSLMASALFFKERITRRELTGIGFLCLSVLILALVL from the coding sequence ATGGATTTATGGATCATCGTCACCCTCAGCGCGGCCTTCTTTCAGACCCTGCGCTTCATGCTGCACAAGGTGCTGAGCGGCGGCGCGCTCACCGCCACCAGTTCGACCTTTGCGCGCTTCGCCTATGCCGCGCCGGCGGCGGTGCTGGTGGTCGGCGGGTACCTCATCGGAACCGGGCAGGGCTGGCCGGATCTGAGCCCGCTGTTCTGGGCCTATGCGCTTTTCGGCGCGCTGGGGCAGATCCTCGCCACGGTCTGTGTCGTGGCGCTGTTCCGGCAGCGCAACTTCGCCGTGGGCATCACCTTCAAGAAGACCGAGGTGATCCAGACCGCGCTGCTCGGCCTTTTGGTGCTGGGAGAGCATATCTCGGCTGCCGGTTGGGGTGCGATCCTGATCGGCCTCGTCGGGGTGCTGCTGCTGTCGGACACGCCGGGACCGGGCGGGCTGCTGCGCCGTATGGGCAGCCGGGCGGTGGCCTTGGGGCTGGCCTCGGGGATGTTCTTTGCGGTGTCGGGCGTGGGCTATCGCGGCGCTTCGCTGGAGATCGCCTCGGCCGCGCCGGTCCTGCGCGCCGGTGTCACGCTGGTCTGCGTCGTGGTGTCTCAGGCCATCGGCATGGCGCTCTGGCTGCGGGTCTTCGAGCCGGGGCAGATCACCGCCGTCTGGGCGGCACGGCGCACAGCGCTCTGGCTCGGCCTCACCTCCATGGCCGGAAGCCTGTCGTGGTTCACCGCCTTCACCCTGCAGACCGCCGCCTATGTTCAGGCATTGGGGCAGGTCGAACTGGTGTTCTCGCTCATGGCCTCGGCGCTGTTCTTCAAGGAGCGCATCACGCGGCGCGAACTCACCGGCATCGGGTTTTTGTGCCTGTCGGTGCTGATCCTCGCGCTTGTGCTCTAA
- the metK gene encoding methionine adenosyltransferase, translating to MSRQNYIFTSESVSEGHPDKVCDRISDAVLDALLAEDPLARVACETFATTNRVVIGGEIGLTDQEKLHDYMAHIPDIVRACIKDIGYEQDKFHHETVKITNLLHEQSAHIAQGVTGGGNRDEGAGDQGIMFGYATNETPELMPAPILYSHAILKRLAEARKTGAEPMLGPDAKSQVTVRYRDGKPVGVTQIVLSTQHTDEGQSSDDIRAIVEPYIRKTLPEGWISPETEWWVNPTGKFVIGGPDGDAGLTGRKIIVDTYGGAAPHGGGAFSGKDPSKVDRSAAYAARYLAKNVVAAGLADRCTVQLSYAIGVAKPLSIYVDTHGTGDLAAEAIERAIPKVMDLTPRGIRTHLDLNKPIYERTAAYGHFGREPDVDGGFSWERTDLAEALKSEV from the coding sequence ATGTCCCGACAGAACTATATCTTCACTTCGGAATCGGTCTCCGAAGGGCATCCCGACAAGGTGTGCGACCGGATTTCCGATGCGGTGCTCGACGCGCTGCTGGCAGAGGACCCGCTGGCGCGCGTCGCCTGCGAAACCTTCGCCACCACCAACCGCGTGGTGATCGGCGGCGAGATCGGTCTGACCGATCAGGAAAAGCTGCATGATTACATGGCGCATATTCCCGACATCGTGCGGGCCTGCATCAAAGATATCGGATACGAGCAGGACAAGTTCCACCACGAGACCGTCAAGATCACCAACCTGCTGCACGAGCAGTCGGCGCATATCGCACAAGGTGTGACCGGCGGCGGCAACCGTGACGAGGGCGCGGGCGATCAGGGCATCATGTTCGGTTACGCCACGAACGAAACGCCGGAACTGATGCCGGCGCCGATCCTCTACTCGCATGCCATCCTCAAGCGGCTGGCTGAGGCGCGCAAAACCGGCGCCGAGCCGATGCTCGGACCGGACGCCAAAAGCCAAGTCACCGTGCGCTACAGGGATGGCAAGCCGGTGGGCGTGACGCAGATCGTGCTCTCGACCCAGCACACCGACGAGGGGCAAAGCTCGGACGACATCCGCGCCATCGTCGAGCCCTACATCCGCAAGACCTTGCCCGAAGGCTGGATCTCGCCCGAGACCGAATGGTGGGTGAACCCCACCGGCAAATTCGTCATCGGCGGGCCGGACGGGGATGCGGGTCTGACGGGCCGCAAGATCATCGTCGACACCTATGGTGGGGCCGCCCCGCATGGCGGCGGTGCCTTCTCGGGCAAGGACCCCAGCAAGGTCGACCGGTCTGCAGCTTACGCGGCACGCTATCTGGCCAAGAACGTCGTGGCCGCCGGGCTCGCCGACCGCTGCACGGTGCAGCTGTCCTATGCCATCGGCGTGGCCAAGCCGCTGTCGATCTACGTCGACACCCATGGCACGGGCGATCTGGCTGCCGAGGCGATCGAACGGGCGATCCCCAAGGTCATGGACCTGACGCCGCGCGGCATCCGGACCCATCTCGACCTCAACAAGCCGATCTACGAGCGCACCGCCGCTTATGGCCACTTTGGCCGCGAGCCCGACGTCGACGGCGGCTTCTCGTGGGAGCGCACCGATCTGGCAGAGGCGCTGAAAAGCGAGGTCTGA